In Geotrypetes seraphini chromosome 4, aGeoSer1.1, whole genome shotgun sequence, a single window of DNA contains:
- the LOC117359909 gene encoding 14 kDa phosphohistidine phosphatase-like — protein sequence MAAEGLACIPDADIDPDGVFKYILIRVLVTHPVGSEDSKEIVRGYKWAEYHADIYDKVAAEIEKQGYDCKCLGGGRIMHNSQEKKIHVYGYSVGFGRANHFVSTEKLKKKYPNYTITWADEGY from the coding sequence ATGGCGGCCGAGGGCCTGGCTTGCATCCCCGATGCAGATATAGATCCGGACGGTGTATTCAAGTATATACTGATCCGGGTTCTCGTAACCCACCCTGTCGGCTCCGAAGACAGCAAAGAAATCGTGCGGGGTTATAAATGGGCAGAGTACCACGCTGATATATATGACAAAGTTGCTGCTGAGATCGAGAAGCAGGGCTATGACTGCAAATGTTTGGGGGGAGGACGGATAATGCATAATAGCCAAGAGAAGAAGATCCATGTCTACGGATACTCAGTGGGCTTTGGTCGAGCGAATCACTTTGTCTCCACAGAGAAGCTGAAGAAGAAATACCCAAACTACACCATTACCTGGGCTGATGAAGGATATTAA